In Anolis sagrei isolate rAnoSag1 chromosome 5, rAnoSag1.mat, whole genome shotgun sequence, the DNA window ggatggccatctgtcaagggtgatttgaatgcaatattcctgcttcttggcagaatggggttggactggatggcccatgaggtctcttccaactcttggattctaggattctacaggaaaggagattccatctgaacattaggaagaacttcctgactgtgagagccgttcagcagtggaactctctgccccggagtgtggtggaagctccttctttggaagcttttaaacagaggtcacctgtcaagggtgatttgaatgcaatattcctgcttcttggcagaatggggttggactggatgtcccatgaggtctcttccaactcttggattctaggattctacaggaaaggagattccatctgaacattaggaagaacttcctgactgtgagagccgttcagcagtggaactctctgccccggagtgtggtggaagctccttctttggaagcttttaaacagaggtcacctgtcaagggtgatttgaatgcaatattcctgcttcttggcagaatggggttggactggatgtcccatgaggtctcttccaactcttggattctaggattctatgaatgtcaCCTCTAATTTAATGAGCACAGTTCAGTGCTATGccctggagcctctggtggcgcaaaGGGTtactcctgtgccagcaggactgctgaccaaaaggtcagcggttcaaatccggggagtggggggagctcccatttgtcagctttGGCGAAGAACGAAGCTTCTCGTGGAGtgacatgagaaaagcttcccacaggatggcaacacatctaggtgtcccctgggcaacgtccttgcagatggccaattctctcacaccagaaacaacctgcggtttcacaagttgctcctgacatgaaaaaaaaaatgcatttccttttttctgcctaagtggagcctCTTGTGTTTGTcattgctgaacttcattttaacTTCTAGAGtcctggctatccctcccaatttgttgttGTCTGCAAACGATGATCCTGCCTTTGAACCCTTCGTCTAAGAGTCATGAATGGAGATCCTGACCAGGACCGGtctcaggacggaaccctgcggatggcactccactcgtcactattcatttttgtatgtatgtatttttatcttttacaatttagcttgtaaattgcctagagcatctcAGATGGAGGGTGGTTAATaggtaattaaatatgatgatgatgatgacttctttccaggatgcagaggaggaagccttggggagaatcaccctctgggttcgttcgcttaaccaatGCCAGGTGCGCTTGTGGGCTCCAGAACTCCACGCTGCGAATCTCTACCCAGCTCAAAACTCATTTATTTAAGAATGCATCGTTGTAAAAATGGACAGCACATAATTGCAAAGACTTCCTCCCAAAGGAACCAGAGATGGCAGAAGAGgggtgggaaggggaaggagaggaaggaagacgcTCCGGCCACCTCCCCGGCAGGCTCCTTCATCTCGGGACCCCTCCGGGAAGAACCCCCAAAAGTTACAAATCCCACCCCCACCAAGCATCCAGGATGATGGGAGGGGCGGCCCAACACACCCAGGAGAAAGCACTGTAACATGgccaaagggaaggaaaggaaggaaggaagacacctGGACCTCAGGTTCTCGTTTCAGAAAGGAGAATGGGAAGTAGCAGATCCCAGGTCCCAGCCAAGAGAGTCCTTCCTGCTCCTCTTCCCTTTtgcaggaagagaagagagaaggaaggaaggaaggaaggaaggaaggaaggaaggaaggaaggaaggaaggaaggaaggaagggccattTTTGAGGAAGCCCCACGAGTTGTCCTAAGGGATTTGCTACCATCCCATTCTCCAGGTGGAAGAGCAGGGCTTGGGTCTGGACCACCTCAGGCCTCATGTCCTGATTTCAACACTacgggaaggaagacaggaaggaggcAGGGTGCCTTTGGAAGCCCTCCTGATAAGACTGGGGCCAAGGGTGAACTGCGGCTGCAAAGAGCGGGGTTCTTGCAATGCTTTCTCTTTAAGGGCAATTGCTTCCGGGAAGGAAAAGACCCCCAGCTGGCCCAAGGGGAAGCCCCCCAGGAATGGGGCCAAGGGTGAACTGCGGCTGCAAAGAGCGGGGTTCTTGCAATGCTTTCTCTTTAAGGGCCATTGCTTCCGGGAAGGAAAGACCCCCAATTGGCCCCCAATGGCGCTGGAAGGAGACCGGAGACGGTTATGGGAGCCCAGCAAGCCCAAAGGACCCTTTTCCCCTCCAGAATGCAGAGTTTGGGTCTTTCTTTTCCTAAGCAAGGCTTGTGGTGCCTCTGCACGCCATTCCGAGGGATCTTGATGCAATTCCCGGGGAAGGGCCACCTCATCAAGGCATCATGCCCTCGGGGATGGCAGATGAGCCACCAAAGCGGGCCCCAGGTGTTTTAGGGGCCATGTTCTCCCACCTAACCCCCTCCCCATGCCAGCAACCCCTTTCCCTGGTGATAATTAAATCCCCGATTGGAAAGCCAAAGAGAGGAGGGTCGTGTACGGTTAAGGCCTTTCTTCTCCaagcaaagagaagaaaggaCTGAGCAGGACCCAAAACCAACATGCAAGAAACAAAGGGTTTGGGAGCTTTGGGAGGAAATGCTCCTCAGCCAGGAGAGGCCAAGCCACAGAGGCTGGTGCTCCATGCTCTCTTTGCGTCAGAGAGGTCCTCTCTCTGCCTTCTTCCCTTGGCTGGTGCAGCCATCAGCGTGATTGGGATGCTGAGCACAGGCCGTGACTGAGAGACTGTGTCCTCCCTCCATCCCAGCCAAAAGggcttggacttcaactcccatcctTGCTCACCCCTGGCTGGAGCCCATAGGGAGAGGCAGCCCAATAATGTTTGTGCAACTCCTTCCCAGGAGAGAGATGCTCACTTGGTTTCGATCAAGCTGTTGTCATGCAGAGATGCAGAGGAAGGCCTTGGTATTGTAGTGATGGGAGAACGAAAAAGGAGAGGAATGGGCaccaaaaggggaggggagggatgggtaGGAGATTATTCATGCCCAAGATGGCTGTGCACCCCACTTCCTTGCAAAACAAGCCCTGGCTGCCATTGAGCCCTCTGGAAGGAGGAGCTGGTGGACCAAGCAGGCTCTCCCTCCCATACATATCAAGGGGAGGCAGTCACTTGCAAGGTGTCCCATGTCCCCAACCAGAAGGAACAGGGGAGAAGCTGCTCCAGAGCCAGGAAGAGCAACCCCTGCCTTGAGTTTGCAACTGAAAGGAGGAGCTGGTGGACCAGGCAGGCTCTCCCTCCCATACATATCAAGGGGAGGCAGTCGCTTGCAAGGTGTCCCATGTCCCCAACCAGAAGGAACAAGGGAAACGCTGCTCCAGagccaggaagaggaggaagaggaagacgaaggaggagaagcagcagcagcagtgggtGCCTGGCTGGGGGCAGAGCGGGGGCtgccaagcttggagaagaaggaagaggaggagaagatggGAGATCCGGCAGCGCTGCTTCCGCTGGGCAAAGTGTCCAAAGCACAcccagaagaaggaaggaaggaagggaggaaggaaggagggaaaggaggcaggCCGGACTCTGCGCTCTAACGGAACAAAAACggaaatgaggaggaggaggagcaccccCCCCACGCGCGCCCTCCCCCGGTCTGGTGGGATGGGTATGAGTTCTTCTTGTTGTGTCAGTTCTTGTTTCCCCAAAAATGTCCCGATGCGGCGGCAAGAAAAGAGGGGGGCGGCGTAGCAGCTTAGGAGGCCCGCCCGTTTGCCCCAAAGCGTCTCTTTCTCACCGCGGATTGCAGGCACCGCTCGCTCCCCCCCCACTCACCCGCAATGACCCCCCACCCCAGCCCAAATCACCCACCCCGCCCCACCCGCCCGCCCGCCCCTCCAGGGCAGAAAACAAGAGTCTCTGTGAAGCTCCCTTGGAAGGCTCAGTACTTCACTCCGGGGACAAACTCCTTGGCGTCCGGGTTTAAGGTGCTTTTGCtctggaaaaggagaaggagaacagAAGCAGAGTCAGAGCGGCCTGGGTGGCAGGACAGACCCACAGTCAAACCCCTCTCCTTCTACCCCCAAACTCTCCTCTCTtgcgcatttatttatttatgtactagatttgtatactgcctttctcagccaaccggcaactcaaggcagtttccaataaatcagtacacataaaaacataatatagatttatttattatttacagttcttagattaaaacattaaacagtataaaacaccacaagagcaataaaaacaacatcattagagtctccttattatcaagcattgtccagttccattgtcaaatcgttcgatttcctatattagctactctgcatttgtaaacgcttgctcaaacagccatgttttaacttgcttccgaaatgttaagagaggGAGAAGATCCGATCTccctagccgaggggccaccactgagaaggccctgtctctcgtccccaccaaatgtacttgtgacaaagacgggtccgagagcagggcctccccagacgatcttaaagtcctcgatggttcataaggggaggaAATTACACAGACCCcctctataatattattattattattaataataataataccatctgcctgccacaaagaaatGGTGGGATGTATTTATGACTTTTCTTCAGAGGTGGTGTGAAACCTTAATAAAGTGTTCACACCTTCCTGTTGGCAATACTGAAAGTAGTGTGTGTCTCACAATCTTAGAACCAGATAaataaggtgtgtgtgtatattatttatattccgccctatctcccccaaagggattTAGGGCAGATTCCAATCATAAAAGGCCAACATTTAGTACTCAAACATaacaacaaaacacatataataaGGAAAATtaacatgtgtatatgtgtatatgtgtgcatatatatatatgtgtgtgtgtgtgtctgtgttcatatatatatatatgtttgtgtgtgtgtgtgtatgtgtacacacacccCAAAGAGCATTGGGATTTTTCTGTAATAAAACAGCCATTTCCAGTGAGCCCAGTGAGCCCCTTGAGAcctctttccattccttttcCTGTTCCCAGGGTTTCCTCTCTACTAGACAGGTAGCAATGAGGTTATGGTGCCACACAGTTATAAGGCCCCCTTGGCCAGGGCACCCCATTTAACACATACTCATTCCCAGGGTGACATGCTatgcagtagatgtggctctgaatgagacatgcctcattctcacagggtgtctgcgccctacaccactggagaaattgcactgtctagccggcattgcaccacctgacatccgccaggaagtggcagccaatagtgaaaggaccaaggcagagacatctccagcccatcccctgtttgggtatcagccagcatgtcaacaactgaaagcaagaaatagttttctaagatctacagagacactcgctggaacacctcagcaagcgagagtccaaaagtggcaggctcaaacctggaacctcaatcaatggctgatggcaaatgagagactctcccctgggaacacagaagacggggcgacttggaaggtgctgaacagactgcgctctggcaccatgagatgcagagccaacctcaagaaatggggctacaaagtggaatccacgacatgcgagtgaggagaagggcaaaccactgaccacctgctgcaatgaaccctgagccctgccacgtgcacaagggaggacttccttgcggcaacaccagaggcactccaaggggccagatactggtcaaaggacacttaatcagctaccaagcttgcaaactttgtgttttgtttgtttgtttgttaaaaaatgcaatacaactgtttggcttgctcctgacacgataaataaataaacctggcaAGGGGCTCACTGTGTTCAAGACAAAATTCCCTCAGCTAAGGAAAATGGATTCAATGTTTGTTTCTACCCTGACTTGAAGCCATTCCTTTTGATTGCTATTTAACCTCTGACTTGTAAAAAGGTGTCCTGAAAGGTTACTGAATACAGCGGCCTCCCATTTCGATAGTCACCCCCCGTGGAACCCAGGAGCCACAAGATTTGGATTCTTTACTAACACAAATAATATCTTTCCAATAATTTGTATAAACTCTGTTTTAATATTATGGCCCCCTTAGAGGATTCAGGGGAGTGTTTTGTGTAAAAGAGGTGAAAAATGGAACCAAACAGTTATAAGACCTGCAATGCAAAGGGATAACAtaatattttattgtccatgtttttattttaattgcttgtattgttgtgattattgcttgtattgttgtgattattgcttgtattgttgtgtttgggctcggcctcatgtaagccgcaccgagtcccttggggagatgttagcagggtacaaatgaagtgttgttgttattattattattattattattattattaaaaccaaaGTGAATGAATACCACCCCAAggtgcctgcctccctcccccaATGGGAGATGCTTAGCTCCAGGTTCTCTTTCTGCCCCCTTGCCCTTCCGCTTACCAAAATGTCTTCCGAAACGTGGCTGTGGGTGCCGTCGCTGACCGAGAGCCCGTTCAGCTGCTGCTGGAGCTGCCCGATGCCCTGGGGCAGGTCGCGGGAGGGAATGAACCAGTCCTGGTCCTCCTCGTCCAACATCTCCTGGAAGCAGCGGTCCAGGAACTCTTGCTCCTGCAGCTCTTCCTCCAcctgggagagaaaaagaggggaatcCGTGTGTCATTCAGACCAGCCTCCTGAGGCAGGAAAGAAAGCTCCTGCGGCATGCAAAGTAGGGGTCACTGGCCTCCAACGCCCTTGGGTCTAGCCAGGAATCCAGAGCCAGGAGCCCCTTCGCTTGCTCACAAGAAGGGAGTAGGAATACTTGGCACAGGTTTGGCAGAATTGAGGAAagtataggaaaagagatttcacctaaacattgtttttatgatgcaggtatcaaattgtgcctttgcttttgtaagccgccctgagtccccttcggggtgagaaaggcggggtaaaagaaccccaaataaataaacaaataaataaacattaggaaaaatttcctgactgtgagcgctgttcaccagtggaactctctaccccgaagtgtggtggaaactcattctatggagacttttaaacagaggctgagtggccatctgttgggggtgctttgaatgcgattgacctgcttcttggcagaatggggttggattggatggcccaccaggtcttttccaactctaggatttttaaTTCTATGAGTGTAGTGCAGCCAGTGCTATGGATGAGCTCATGGTACGAAGCAGGAGAGAAAATACACAGGATAAGGCTCGGGTAAGGTTTAAAAAGGTAAACATTTACTTGTCATTGAAGTATATGTCCTCCCCacatgggaaagcttgattccacaactccctcctccgtaaattacctgcttctctcctttatctcgcccgagtttttaattagttttaatcagtttgtcttttaatcatttcatgtagcccacccattattactgtgcctgtgcatattgtaatttttatttggttactagccgtcccctgccacacgttgctgtggcacacatgggggttctgtgtgggaggtttggcccaattctatcgttggtggggttcagaatgctctgtgattgtagatgaactataaattccaacaactacaactccaaaatgtcaagattctatttcccc includes these proteins:
- the PAIP2B gene encoding polyadenylate-binding protein-interacting protein 2B, coding for MMNGSNVANTTTAATTPAKSKEDQVVNGHDEKENNPFAEYMWMENEEDFNRQVEEELQEQEFLDRCFQEMLDEEDQDWFIPSRDLPQGIGQLQQQLNGLSVSDGTHSHVSEDILSKSTLNPDAKEFVPGVKY